In Piliocolobus tephrosceles isolate RC106 chromosome 10, ASM277652v3, whole genome shotgun sequence, a single window of DNA contains:
- the MED21 gene encoding mediator of RNA polymerase II transcription subunit 21 has product MADRLTQLQDAVNSLADQFCNAIGVLQQCGPPASFSNIQTAINKDQPANPTEEYAQLFAALIARTAKDIDVLIDSLPSEESTAALQAASLYKLEEENHEAATCLEDVVYRGDMLLEKIQSALADIAQSQLKTRSGTHSQSLPDS; this is encoded by the exons ATGGCGGATCGGCTCACGCAGCTTCAAGACGCTGTGAATTCG CTTGCAGATCAATTTTGTAATGCCATTGGAGTATTGCAGCAATgtggtcctcctgcctctttCAGTAATATTCAGACAGCAATTAACAAAGACCAGCCTGCTAACCCTACAGAAG AGTATGCCCAGCTTTTTGCAGCACTGATTGCACGAACAGCAAAAGACATTGATGTTTTGATAGATTCCTTACCCAGTGAAGAATCTACAGCTGCTTTACAG GCTGCTAGCTTATATAAGCTAGAAGAAGAAAACCATGAAGCTGCTACATGTCTGGAGGATGTTGTTTATCGAGGAGACATGCTTCTGGAAAAGATACAAAGCGCACTTGCTGATATTGCACAGTCACAACTGAAGACAAGAAGTGGTACCCATAGCCAGTCTCTTCCAGATTCCTAG